In Polyodon spathula isolate WHYD16114869_AA chromosome 11, ASM1765450v1, whole genome shotgun sequence, one genomic interval encodes:
- the ppp1r7 gene encoding protein phosphatase 1 regulatory subunit 7 isoform X1, producing MASAGEAQDMEVDRRVESEESGDDEGKKGLNESDPAQQGNGAKESPVDMETIILDPEAEDVDLIHCRIGKIEGLEVLQKAKILSLRQNLIKQIENLEELGCLNELDLYDNQIKKIENLQALTELEILDISFNILRRMEGLERLTKLRKLFLMNNKICKIENLGHQQQLEMLELGSNRIRVIENIDNLSHLDSLFLGTNKITKLQNLDGLTNLTVLSIQSNRITRIEGLQCLMNLRELYLSHNGIEVIEGLENNRKLTTLDIAANRIKKIENISHLTELQEFWMNDNQIENWGDLDELKNAHSLETVYLERNPLQKDPQYRRKIMLALPTVRQIDATFIRF from the exons TTGACAGGCGAGTCGAGTCGGAGGAGTCTGGGGATGACGAGGGGAAGAAGGGACTGAACGAGTCTGACCCCGCACAACAGGGTAACGGAG cGAAAGAGTCACCTGTTGACATGGAAACTATAATTCTTGACCCCGAAGCagag GATGTGGATTTGATTCACTGTCGAATCGGGAAAATAGAGGGCCTTGAGGTGCTCCAGAAGGCAAAG ATACTGAGCCTGCGTCAGAACCTGATCAAACAGATTGAGAACCTGGAGGAGCTGGGCTGTCTGAATGAGCTAGACCTCTATGACAACCAGATCAAGAAGATTGAGAACCTCCAGGCCCTCACAGAACTCGA GATCCTGGACATCTCCTTTAACATCCTGCGCAGGATGGAGGGGCTGGAGCGCCTGACTAAACTGCGGAAGCTGTTCCTCATGAACAACAAGATCTGCAAGATTGAGAACCTGGGACACCAGCAGCAGCTGGAGATGCTTGAGCTGGGCTCCAACAGAATCAGG GTCATAGAGAACATTGACAACTTGTCACACCTGGACAGTTTGTTTCTGGGGACGAACAAGATCACAAAGTTACAGAATCTCGATGGACTCACCAACCTGACGGTCCTCAGTATACAG AGTAACCGCATCACCAGGATAGAGGGTCTGCAGTGCTTGATGAACCTGCGTGAGCTGTACCTCAGCCACAATGGGATTGAGGTCATTGAGGGGCTGGAAAACAAT AGAAAACTGACCACATTGGATATTGCTGCAAACAGaataaagaaaattgaaaatatcAGTCATCTAACAGAGCTTCAGGAGTTCTGG ATGAACGACAACCAGATAGAAAACTGGGGGGACCTGGACGAGCTGAAGAATGCTCATTCCCTGGAGACGGTGTACCTGGAAAGGAACCCCCTACAGAAAGACCCCCAGTACCGGCGCAAAATCATGCTAGCCCTGCCCACCGTGCGACAGATTGATGCCACCTTCATCCGCTTCTGA
- the ppp1r7 gene encoding protein phosphatase 1 regulatory subunit 7 isoform X2, producing MTSLKALARCCVVFSPKIFYHAAQAKESPVDMETIILDPEAEDVDLIHCRIGKIEGLEVLQKAKILSLRQNLIKQIENLEELGCLNELDLYDNQIKKIENLQALTELEILDISFNILRRMEGLERLTKLRKLFLMNNKICKIENLGHQQQLEMLELGSNRIRVIENIDNLSHLDSLFLGTNKITKLQNLDGLTNLTVLSIQSNRITRIEGLQCLMNLRELYLSHNGIEVIEGLENNRKLTTLDIAANRIKKIENISHLTELQEFWMNDNQIENWGDLDELKNAHSLETVYLERNPLQKDPQYRRKIMLALPTVRQIDATFIRF from the exons ATGACCAGTTTAAAAGCATTGGCTCGCTGCTGTGTGGTTTTCTCGCCTAAGATCTTTTACCATGCCGCCCAGG cGAAAGAGTCACCTGTTGACATGGAAACTATAATTCTTGACCCCGAAGCagag GATGTGGATTTGATTCACTGTCGAATCGGGAAAATAGAGGGCCTTGAGGTGCTCCAGAAGGCAAAG ATACTGAGCCTGCGTCAGAACCTGATCAAACAGATTGAGAACCTGGAGGAGCTGGGCTGTCTGAATGAGCTAGACCTCTATGACAACCAGATCAAGAAGATTGAGAACCTCCAGGCCCTCACAGAACTCGA GATCCTGGACATCTCCTTTAACATCCTGCGCAGGATGGAGGGGCTGGAGCGCCTGACTAAACTGCGGAAGCTGTTCCTCATGAACAACAAGATCTGCAAGATTGAGAACCTGGGACACCAGCAGCAGCTGGAGATGCTTGAGCTGGGCTCCAACAGAATCAGG GTCATAGAGAACATTGACAACTTGTCACACCTGGACAGTTTGTTTCTGGGGACGAACAAGATCACAAAGTTACAGAATCTCGATGGACTCACCAACCTGACGGTCCTCAGTATACAG AGTAACCGCATCACCAGGATAGAGGGTCTGCAGTGCTTGATGAACCTGCGTGAGCTGTACCTCAGCCACAATGGGATTGAGGTCATTGAGGGGCTGGAAAACAAT AGAAAACTGACCACATTGGATATTGCTGCAAACAGaataaagaaaattgaaaatatcAGTCATCTAACAGAGCTTCAGGAGTTCTGG ATGAACGACAACCAGATAGAAAACTGGGGGGACCTGGACGAGCTGAAGAATGCTCATTCCCTGGAGACGGTGTACCTGGAAAGGAACCCCCTACAGAAAGACCCCCAGTACCGGCGCAAAATCATGCTAGCCCTGCCCACCGTGCGACAGATTGATGCCACCTTCATCCGCTTCTGA
- the LOC121323246 gene encoding E3 ubiquitin-protein ligase rnf168-like yields the protein MPQVSLDELSQADCICPICLEIFLEPVTLPCDHTFCKPCFQQTVDKSNLCCPLCRKRVSTWARLHARNKTLVNEEMWERVQKAFPVHCQRRLSGQDQDDPILNALIPQPQLCKPGELRREYEDQKSKLEAEKRVLEEEERRASEEYIQQLAEDEERRAEESRRAVQLQLENDARLAQMLVEELNTNQFSETHGPSTEISRQNSSGKKKKKTTSLGNIEKYFSPVSNRMPSSLIHAETSRCTSLSANKENISAALGGTVLIEDGILTLRPQEGASFSEQPAELPLPKLSFHGESCHHNDCSDIVSFADSAQFGETDHKLDILGNAPKAAKKINTSTSDKDRCFLMPTSTDESENSGVHPRNRSSHSNCRTGDEDTSNGTYPSESDSESNFKSKRLKVLSGEGDPPEGEEFSVDASCVQQLKELENDFFSKLQQEKTDRLLALQLQRQLNKEMKEVNRKKNSPDGYLLRIKLPKERASCSKERNWSRSCSTVRGEVETTLPANRPSGSMLTTTPIPIEEAGSQKGVSSSSGSSAEQQIYGKQMTITKVFQNHVK from the exons ATGCCGCAAGTGTCACTGGACGAGTTGTCTCAAGCGGACTGCATTTGTCCGATCTGCTTGGAGATTTTCCTGGAGCCGGTTACACTGCCCTGCGATCACACCTTCTGTAAGCCCTGCTTCCAGCAGACTGTGGACAAGTCGAACCTGTGCTGCCCTCTATGCCGGAAAAGGGTGTCCACTTGGGCTCGGCTGCACGCCCGCAACAAGACCCTGGTGAACGAGGAGATGTGGGAGAGGGTGCAGAAAGCCTTCCCTGTTCACTGCCAGCGTCGGCTCAGCGGACAGGACCAGGATGACCCCATCT TGAATGCACTAATTCCTCAGCCTCAACTGTGTAAACCAGGAGAGCTGCGACGGGAATATGAGGACCAGAAAAGCAAG CTGGAAGCAGAAAAACGTGTGTTGGAAGAAGAAGAGAGGCGAGCTAGCGAAGAGTATATTCAACAGCTAGCTGAGGATGAGGAGAGAAGAGCTGAGGAGAGCAGGAGGGCAGTACAGCTGCAGCTGGAAAATGATGCAAGATTGGCCCAGATGCTCGTCGAAGAACTA AATACAAATCAATTTTCAGAAACCCATGGGCCTTCTACAGAAATATCAAGACAGAACTCCTcaggaaagaagaagaagaaaacaacaagTTTAGGGAATATTGAGAA ATACTTTTCTCCTGTTTCAAACCGAATGCCAAGCTCTTTGATACATGCTGAAACTAGCAGATGTACAAGCCTTTCTGCTAACAAG GAAAATATCTCAGCTGCTCTTGGTGGGACTGTTTTGATAGAAGATGGAATACTAACTTTAAGACCCCAAGAAGGTGCAAGTTTTTCTGAACAACCTGCAGAGTTACCATTACCAAAGTTATCTTTTCATGGCGAGAGTTGTCACCACAATGATTGTTCAGACATTGTCAGCTTTGCAGATTCTGCACAGTTTGGAGAGACAGACCACAAATTAGACATTCTAGGTAATGCCCCTAAGgcggcaaaaaaaataaatacaagtaccAGTGACAAAGACAGGTGTTTCCTTATGCCTACAAGCACAGATGAAAGTGAAAACTCTGGTGTGCACCCGAGAAACAGAAGCAGCCATTCAAACTGCAGAACAGGTGATGAAGATACCAGCAACGGGACGTATCCAAGCGAGTCTGACTCGGAAAGCAACTTCAAAAGCAAGAGACTGAAAGTGTTATCAGGAGAGGGTGATCCTCCCGAAGGGGAAGAGTTCTCTGTGGATGCGTCATGCGTGCAGCAGCTCAAAGAGCTGGAGAATGATTTTTTCAGTAAACTGCAGCAAGAGAAAACAGACAGACTTTTGGCCTTGCAGTTGCAGAGGCAGCTGAACAAGGAGATGAAAGaagtgaacagaaagaaaaactcTCCAGATGGCTACCTGCTCCGCATTAAGCTGCCTAAAGAGAGAGCATCATGTAGTAAAGAGAGGAATTGGTCACGGTCCTGCTCTACTGTGAGAGGTGAGGTGGAGACAACATTGCCTGCAAATCGACCCAGTGGGAGCATGCTGACTACTACTCCGATCCCAATAGAAGAAGCTGGCAGTCAGAAGGGTGTGAGCAGCAGTTCAGGGTCATCAGCAGAACAGCAGATATATGGCAAACAGATGACCATAACCAAGGTGTTCCAAAACCACGTAAAGTAA